The Cronobacter sakazakii genome has a window encoding:
- the ansP gene encoding L-asparagine permease, which produces MKTTKQNAAEHRAAKRRWLNSHEEGYHKAMGNRQVQMIAIGGAIGTGLFLGAGARLQAAGPSLALVYLVCGIFSFFILRALGELVLHRPSSGSFVSYAREFLGEKASYVAGWMYFVNWAMTGIVDITAVALYMHYWGAFGDVPQWVFALGALAIVGTMNLIGVKWFAEMEFWFALIKVLAIVVFLIVGVVFLGTGKPLDGNATGFHLITDNGGLFPHGLLPALVLIQGVVFAFASIELVGTAAGECKDPQTMVPKAINSVIWRIGLFYVGSVVLLVLLLPWNAYQAGQSPFVTFFSKLGVPYIGDIMNMVVLTAALSSLNSGLYSTGRILRSMSMGGSAPKFMSKMSKSQVPFAGILVTVCVYIVGVFLNYLVPSQVFEIVLNVASIGIISSWAFIMVCQMRLRKAIKEGKADDVSFKLPGAPFTSWLTLLFLAAVVVLMAFDYPNGTFTVASIPVLAILLIAGWFGVRKRVAEIHSTAPQPHQD; this is translated from the coding sequence ATGAAAACAACGAAGCAAAACGCGGCTGAGCATCGCGCCGCGAAACGACGCTGGTTGAACTCTCATGAAGAGGGTTATCACAAAGCGATGGGCAACCGTCAGGTGCAGATGATAGCCATCGGCGGCGCTATCGGTACCGGTCTGTTTTTAGGTGCGGGCGCGCGTCTCCAGGCGGCCGGACCGTCGCTGGCGCTGGTCTATCTGGTGTGCGGCATCTTCTCTTTCTTCATTCTTCGCGCACTGGGCGAGCTGGTGCTCCACCGCCCGTCCAGCGGCAGTTTTGTCTCTTACGCCCGTGAGTTTCTCGGCGAGAAAGCCTCTTACGTGGCGGGCTGGATGTATTTCGTTAACTGGGCGATGACCGGTATCGTCGATATCACCGCCGTGGCGCTCTATATGCACTACTGGGGCGCATTCGGCGATGTGCCGCAGTGGGTGTTTGCACTCGGCGCGCTGGCGATTGTCGGCACCATGAACCTGATTGGCGTGAAATGGTTCGCCGAAATGGAGTTCTGGTTCGCGCTCATTAAAGTGCTGGCTATCGTCGTGTTCCTGATTGTCGGCGTGGTGTTTCTCGGCACCGGTAAACCGCTCGACGGCAACGCTACCGGCTTCCATCTGATAACCGACAACGGCGGCCTCTTCCCGCACGGCCTGCTGCCTGCGCTGGTGCTGATTCAGGGCGTGGTATTCGCCTTCGCGTCTATCGAGCTGGTCGGTACCGCCGCGGGCGAATGTAAAGATCCGCAGACCATGGTGCCGAAGGCGATTAACAGCGTTATCTGGCGTATCGGCCTGTTCTACGTCGGCTCCGTCGTCCTGCTGGTGCTGCTGCTGCCGTGGAACGCCTACCAGGCGGGTCAGAGCCCGTTCGTCACCTTCTTCTCGAAGCTTGGCGTGCCTTATATCGGCGATATCATGAATATGGTGGTACTGACCGCGGCGCTCTCCAGCCTCAACTCCGGGCTCTATTCCACTGGCCGTATCCTGCGCTCGATGTCGATGGGCGGCTCCGCGCCGAAGTTTATGTCGAAGATGAGCAAATCCCAGGTGCCGTTCGCGGGCATTCTGGTGACGGTTTGCGTCTATATCGTCGGCGTCTTCCTGAACTATCTCGTGCCGTCGCAGGTGTTTGAGATCGTCCTGAACGTGGCATCCATCGGCATCATCTCCTCCTGGGCGTTTATCATGGTTTGCCAGATGCGTCTGCGCAAAGCCATCAAAGAAGGCAAAGCGGACGATGTCTCCTTCAAGCTGCCGGGCGCGCCGTTCACCTCCTGGCTGACGCTGCTGTTCCTGGCCGCCGTCGTCGTGCTGATGGCGTTTGACTACCCGAACGGCACCTTTACCGTGGCCTCCATTCCGGTTCTCGCTATTCTGCTGATTGCGGGCTGGTTTGGCGTGCGTAAGCGCGTGGCGGAGATCCACAGCACCGCGCCGCAACCGCATCAGGATTAA
- a CDS encoding DUF1176 domain-containing protein, whose translation MKPAILRALALTPLCVALSAAAVTPKPPYFNHKDWSMVCDNTGTCRVDAYEADEGTGGSLLLTRKAGPDAPVTAMIRLGEMDDDAKPSKGPMRLEIDGKDTGMLKENKQDETWELNDAQTAAVINAVKGRGNVVFASDNRRFTLSAAGASAVLLKMDDVQGRIGTPGALMKKGNKPESAVPAPMAAPVIHAAAVSDAKPSTLTGAALATLLPRLEATKLDGDSCDGLTDETLRNEPVTVTPLSNGKALVSATCWRAAYNEGEGYWVIDEALKGKPTLITLIGNDYHNGVITSVQRGRGIGDCMGGANWTWNGETFIQSEDYSTGECRLIRAGGTWEMPTLVTQVIPAK comes from the coding sequence ATGAAACCTGCAATCCTTCGCGCACTGGCCCTGACGCCGCTCTGTGTGGCGCTCAGCGCCGCCGCCGTCACGCCGAAGCCGCCTTACTTCAACCATAAAGACTGGAGCATGGTCTGCGATAACACCGGCACCTGCCGTGTGGATGCCTACGAGGCCGATGAAGGCACCGGCGGCTCACTGCTGCTGACCCGCAAAGCCGGGCCTGACGCGCCGGTTACCGCCATGATCCGCCTGGGCGAAATGGATGACGACGCAAAACCCTCAAAGGGGCCGATGCGCCTTGAGATCGACGGTAAAGACACCGGCATGCTGAAAGAAAATAAGCAGGACGAAACCTGGGAATTGAACGACGCGCAGACCGCCGCCGTGATTAACGCCGTGAAAGGCCGCGGCAACGTGGTGTTTGCCTCAGATAACCGCCGTTTCACGCTCTCCGCGGCCGGTGCCAGCGCCGTGCTGCTGAAGATGGATGACGTGCAGGGCCGCATCGGCACGCCCGGCGCGCTCATGAAAAAAGGCAACAAGCCGGAAAGCGCGGTGCCTGCGCCAATGGCCGCCCCGGTGATCCACGCCGCCGCCGTGAGCGACGCCAAACCCTCTACGCTTACCGGCGCGGCGCTCGCCACGCTGCTGCCGCGTCTTGAAGCCACCAAACTCGACGGCGACAGCTGCGACGGGCTCACCGATGAAACGCTGCGTAACGAGCCGGTGACCGTCACGCCATTAAGCAATGGCAAAGCGCTGGTCTCGGCGACCTGCTGGCGCGCGGCCTATAACGAAGGCGAAGGCTACTGGGTCATTGACGAGGCGCTGAAAGGCAAGCCAACGCTGATAACGCTTATCGGCAACGATTATCACAATGGCGTTATCACGTCCGTACAGCGCGGGCGCGGCATCGGCGACTGTATGGGCGGCGCGAACTGGACGTGGAATGGTGAAACGTTCATTCAGAGCGAAGACTACTCCACCGGCGAATGCCGTCTCATCCGCGCAGGCGGTACCTGGGAGATGCCGACGCTGGTCACACAGGTCATTCCGGCGAAATAA
- a CDS encoding ABC transporter substrate-binding protein, with the protein MKKFTGRAWLGLALMSAAGLAQAEGNISIAQQFGIGYLLLDVVRDQQLIEKEGKKEGLDIKVEWRTLSGATAMNEALLSGALDVASAGVPPLLTLWDRTKGRQNVKAIASLGSMPNYLLSNNPAVKSVRDLTDKDRIAVPAAGVGFQSRTLQIETARLYGNGDYKRFDKISVSLPHPDASAALVAGKSEITAHFSSPPFQYQALEHSNVHKILSSYDVLGGPATFNVLYTTQKFHDDNQKTYRAFYRALSEAAKIINADKKAAAAAYIRTEKSRLPQALVEKIVNDPEIDFTVSPQRTFVYAEKLHELGVLKNKADSWKDYFFNEAWENPGS; encoded by the coding sequence ATGAAAAAATTCACGGGGCGCGCCTGGCTCGGGCTGGCGTTAATGTCGGCGGCCGGACTGGCGCAGGCGGAAGGTAATATCAGCATCGCGCAACAGTTCGGCATTGGTTATTTACTGCTGGATGTAGTGCGCGACCAACAGCTTATCGAAAAAGAAGGCAAAAAAGAGGGGCTCGATATTAAGGTGGAGTGGCGCACGCTCTCCGGTGCCACCGCCATGAACGAGGCGCTGCTCTCCGGCGCGCTGGACGTCGCCTCGGCGGGCGTGCCGCCGCTCCTCACGCTCTGGGATCGCACCAAAGGCCGCCAGAACGTTAAAGCCATCGCGTCGCTTGGCTCGATGCCCAATTATCTGCTGAGCAACAATCCGGCGGTCAAAAGCGTTCGCGATTTAACTGATAAAGACCGCATCGCCGTACCGGCAGCGGGCGTGGGCTTTCAGTCCCGCACGCTGCAAATCGAAACCGCCCGGCTTTATGGCAACGGCGACTATAAACGCTTTGATAAGATCAGCGTGAGCCTGCCGCACCCGGACGCCAGCGCGGCGCTTGTCGCCGGGAAGTCAGAAATCACCGCGCACTTTTCCAGCCCGCCGTTTCAGTATCAGGCGCTGGAGCACAGCAACGTGCATAAGATCTTAAGCTCCTACGACGTGCTGGGCGGCCCGGCCACTTTCAACGTGCTTTACACCACCCAGAAATTCCACGATGACAACCAGAAAACGTACCGCGCGTTTTACCGGGCTTTAAGCGAAGCGGCGAAAATTATTAACGCCGATAAAAAGGCGGCGGCTGCGGCGTATATCCGCACAGAGAAATCGCGCCTGCCGCAAGCGTTAGTCGAAAAAATTGTGAATGACCCGGAAATTGATTTTACCGTCTCACCGCAACGCACTTTTGTTTATGCCGAAAAGCTGCATGAGCTTGGCGTATTAAAAAATAAAGCCGACAGCTGGAAAGATTATTTCTTTAACGAAGCCTGGGAAAACCCCGGCAGTTAA
- a CDS encoding TauD/TfdA dioxygenase family protein, giving the protein MTTTLNATPVAAQPFTITPFARLGAEITGLDLRLPVNNADFARIHQAHLDHHVVVFRDQKITPRQQIDFSRRFGPLQIHVLKQFLLPDHPEILIVSNIIENGQPIGLGDAGKFWHSDLSYKTLPSLGSMLYAQELPEEGGDTLFADMELAYETLPADLKRAIEGKKAVHSYTATYSRPKFGSHWRPQLTEQQLAEVQAVSHPVVRTHPETGRKALFVSEGFTTHIEGLPEAESRDILEALWAHSVRPEHLYRHQWQPGDMVFWDNRSLIHLATGCPAHLRRKLYRTTIEGDAPF; this is encoded by the coding sequence ATGACCACAACGCTCAACGCCACGCCGGTTGCCGCGCAGCCGTTTACCATTACGCCCTTTGCGCGCCTCGGCGCGGAAATTACCGGGCTGGATCTGCGCCTGCCGGTCAATAACGCCGACTTTGCGCGCATTCATCAGGCGCATCTCGACCATCACGTGGTGGTGTTCCGCGACCAGAAAATCACGCCGCGTCAGCAGATCGATTTCAGCCGCCGCTTCGGGCCGCTGCAAATCCATGTGCTGAAGCAGTTTCTGTTGCCTGACCACCCGGAAATCCTGATCGTCTCGAACATTATTGAGAACGGTCAGCCGATTGGTCTTGGCGACGCCGGTAAATTCTGGCACTCGGATCTGTCGTATAAAACGCTGCCAAGCCTGGGCTCCATGCTCTATGCGCAGGAGTTGCCGGAAGAAGGCGGCGACACGCTGTTTGCCGATATGGAGCTGGCGTATGAAACGCTGCCCGCCGACCTGAAACGCGCGATAGAAGGCAAAAAGGCGGTGCACTCCTATACCGCGACTTACAGCCGCCCGAAATTCGGCAGCCACTGGCGACCGCAACTGACGGAACAGCAGCTTGCCGAAGTACAGGCGGTGTCGCATCCGGTGGTGCGCACCCACCCGGAAACCGGGCGCAAGGCGCTGTTTGTCAGCGAAGGGTTCACCACGCATATCGAAGGGCTGCCGGAGGCGGAGAGCCGCGACATTCTGGAGGCGCTTTGGGCGCATAGCGTGCGCCCGGAGCATCTCTACCGTCACCAGTGGCAACCGGGCGATATGGTGTTCTGGGATAACCGCTCGCTGATCCATCTCGCGACCGGCTGCCCGGCGCACCTGCGCCGCAAACTCTATCGCACCACTATCGAAGGCGACGCGCCATTTTAA
- a CDS encoding ABC transporter ATP-binding protein produces the protein MQTQTHGPLLRLDALSLEYRTRESRVRAAHEVSFDVWPGDRFILLGPSGCGKSSLLKAIGGFLAPVSGTIRLDGDVVTKPGPERMMVFQEFDQLPPWKTVLENVMFPLVASRQASKAEARERALHFLNKVGLAAFADALPHMLSGGMKQRVAIARALAMKPKILLMDEPFAALDALTRRHMQEELLELWEDAGFTLLFVTHSIEEALMVGSRILVLSPHPGQVRAEINCHQFGMNDTASPAFAQAASHIHDLLFPVNATQPAKETRYGATAPRPSRVSA, from the coding sequence ATGCAGACACAGACCCACGGCCCGCTGCTGCGTCTCGACGCGCTGAGCCTGGAATACCGCACCCGGGAAAGCCGCGTACGCGCGGCGCATGAGGTCTCTTTTGACGTCTGGCCCGGCGACCGGTTTATCCTGCTCGGCCCGTCCGGCTGCGGCAAGTCGAGCCTGCTCAAGGCCATCGGCGGGTTTCTTGCGCCCGTGAGCGGCACCATTCGCCTTGACGGTGACGTTGTCACAAAACCCGGCCCGGAGCGCATGATGGTATTTCAGGAATTTGACCAGCTTCCGCCCTGGAAAACGGTGCTGGAGAACGTCATGTTCCCGCTGGTGGCGAGCCGTCAGGCCAGCAAAGCCGAGGCGCGCGAGCGCGCGCTGCACTTTCTGAATAAAGTGGGGCTAGCCGCCTTTGCCGACGCGCTGCCGCATATGCTTTCCGGCGGCATGAAGCAGCGCGTGGCCATCGCCCGCGCGCTGGCAATGAAGCCGAAAATCCTGCTGATGGATGAGCCGTTCGCCGCGCTGGATGCCCTGACGCGCCGCCATATGCAGGAGGAGCTGCTGGAACTCTGGGAGGATGCCGGGTTTACGCTGCTGTTCGTGACCCACTCCATTGAAGAAGCGTTGATGGTTGGCAGCCGTATTCTGGTGCTCTCACCGCATCCGGGCCAGGTGCGCGCCGAGATCAACTGCCACCAGTTTGGCATGAATGACACCGCAAGCCCGGCCTTTGCGCAGGCTGCTAGCCACATTCACGACCTGCTGTTCCCTGTTAATGCCACG